A part of Larkinella insperata genomic DNA contains:
- a CDS encoding NHL domain-containing protein, which produces MTHFVLSFSRFRRVSCALTLAAYLTLGLAPRLFAQTITTVAGNGTQGFSGDGGLAINARLRNPQDVAADSQGNLFVADTDNNRIRKIAPNGTISTIAGTGSAGFNGDGKAATSASLNRPSGVAVDAQGNIFITDRLNQRIRKIDASGMISTVAGSGIRGFAGDGGAATSARLADPQNITLDGQGNLFIADSENNRIRKVNTNGIINTVAGNGSADFSGDGGLATDAALYVPQGVAVDAQGNIFIADLLNLRVRKVTTNGIINTVAGNGSTGFNGDNQAATSASLDIPQNVMVDTQNNLFIADILNHRVRKVASNGIINTVVGSGLQGFSGDGGIATSANLYRPASMALDAQGNLFIVDSQNHRIRKVTPQSVGLAVVSFSLINADTDQEIKVLTPGEQLNLATLPTRNLNIRANTSPTTVGSVVMQLSGRQNRTQIETEAPYALFNDIDGDYRNWTPYTGTYSLTVTPYTGPKGTGTAGTPFTLSFSVIDQPSGARLNVKEESKSAEKVLYYPNPFRDSFTVKLQGQENAPIMIYDQQGRLVWQQTEGKPEQRIELDNRLQTGMYLMQVGVGPKAKRYKLIKSR; this is translated from the coding sequence ATGACCCACTTTGTACTATCTTTCTCACGCTTTCGTCGCGTTTCGTGTGCATTAACATTAGCGGCTTATTTGACGCTGGGATTAGCTCCCCGGTTGTTTGCCCAAACTATTACTACGGTAGCAGGCAATGGCACACAAGGTTTCAGTGGCGATGGCGGATTAGCAATTAACGCCCGCTTACGGAATCCCCAGGATGTAGCGGCCGACTCTCAGGGCAACCTCTTCGTTGCTGACACCGATAATAATCGTATTCGTAAAATAGCTCCCAACGGCACCATCAGCACCATTGCCGGCACGGGCAGTGCGGGCTTCAACGGGGATGGGAAAGCGGCCACCAGTGCCAGCCTGAACCGCCCCAGCGGTGTAGCGGTGGATGCACAGGGCAATATTTTCATCACCGATCGTTTGAATCAACGGATTCGGAAGATAGATGCCAGCGGAATGATCAGTACCGTTGCCGGTAGTGGCATCCGGGGCTTTGCGGGAGACGGTGGTGCTGCCACCAGCGCCCGTCTGGCCGATCCGCAGAACATTACCCTCGATGGGCAGGGCAACTTGTTTATTGCCGATTCTGAGAACAACCGGATTCGGAAAGTGAATACCAATGGCATTATCAACACCGTTGCCGGTAATGGTTCAGCGGATTTTAGCGGAGATGGCGGTCTGGCCACCGATGCCGCCCTGTATGTTCCACAGGGTGTAGCGGTGGATGCGCAGGGCAATATTTTTATCGCCGACCTGCTGAATCTGCGCGTTCGTAAGGTAACCACAAACGGTATCATCAATACCGTCGCCGGAAACGGCTCTACGGGCTTCAACGGGGACAATCAGGCTGCCACCAGCGCCAGTCTGGATATTCCCCAAAATGTAATGGTAGATACTCAAAATAACCTGTTTATTGCCGATATTCTGAATCATCGGGTTCGTAAGGTTGCTTCCAACGGCATTATCAACACGGTTGTAGGCAGTGGACTTCAGGGTTTTAGTGGTGATGGTGGAATTGCCACCAGTGCCAACCTGTATCGGCCTGCCAGCATGGCGCTGGATGCGCAGGGTAATTTATTCATCGTCGATTCGCAGAACCACCGAATCCGCAAGGTGACCCCACAGTCGGTTGGTTTGGCCGTGGTCAGTTTCAGCCTGATCAATGCCGATACCGATCAGGAGATCAAAGTTCTGACGCCGGGCGAACAGTTGAACCTCGCTACACTGCCCACGCGTAATCTGAACATCCGGGCCAACACCAGTCCAACGACGGTAGGCTCCGTGGTGATGCAATTGAGCGGTCGGCAGAACCGTACCCAGATCGAAACAGAGGCCCCTTACGCCTTGTTTAACGATATAGACGGCGATTACAGAAACTGGACGCCCTACACCGGGACTTACAGCCTGACCGTAACGCCTTACACCGGCCCCAAAGGAACTGGTACGGCAGGTACGCCGTTCACGCTGAGCTTTAGCGTCATTGACCAGCCGTCCGGAGCCCGTTTAAATGTAAAGGAAGAATCAAAATCAGCGGAGAAAGTACTGTACTATCCGAACCCGTTTCGGGATTCATTTACCGTAAAGCTGCAAGGTCAGGAAAACGCCCCCATTATGATTTACGATCAGCAGGGTCGCCTGGTATGGCAACAGACGGAAGGAAAGCCGGAACAGCGGATAGAACTAGACAACCGGTTGCAGACGGGGATGTACCTGATGCAGGTGGGTGTTGGCCCCAAAGCTAAACGGTATAAGCTGATTAAATCCCGTTAA
- a CDS encoding DUF5018 domain-containing protein → MKRPVSLLFFLALMGLLMNCKKEAEDTPPRSAEKKFSQLALVGIINAKVSYDSTTFTYTLSVPVGVGVKSLKLAYTISEKAQISPDPTVARDYTNPVLYTVTAEDGTTQVYTVKAEEQIPPKSSEKQIIRFAFTSLNPPIIAAIDESKRTITATVSASTNLSALAPTIALSTNATVSPASGAAQDFTKPVSYTVTAEDGSSQVYTVSVEKK, encoded by the coding sequence ATGAAAAGACCAGTTTCCCTTCTATTTTTTCTGGCTTTGATGGGCCTGTTAATGAATTGCAAAAAAGAGGCAGAGGATACCCCTCCCCGAAGCGCTGAGAAAAAATTCTCGCAGCTTGCGCTGGTGGGAATCATCAATGCCAAAGTCAGCTATGATTCAACCACGTTTACGTATACATTATCGGTTCCTGTCGGAGTGGGGGTTAAATCGCTAAAACTGGCGTATACGATCAGCGAAAAGGCTCAGATTAGTCCAGATCCTACGGTCGCCCGGGATTATACCAATCCGGTACTTTATACAGTGACCGCGGAGGATGGAACAACGCAGGTCTACACGGTGAAAGCCGAGGAGCAGATCCCTCCTAAGTCTTCCGAGAAGCAAATCATTCGTTTTGCGTTTACCTCCCTGAACCCGCCCATTATTGCTGCTATTGATGAAAGCAAACGAACCATCACCGCAACCGTATCCGCGAGTACCAACCTCAGTGCTTTGGCTCCTACCATCGCCCTATCTACAAACGCAACGGTTTCCCCAGCTTCCGGAGCGGCTCAGGATTTTACTAAACCGGTCAGCTATACCGTAACGGCGGAAGATGGCAGTTCGCAGGTATATACGGTCAGCGTGGAGAAGAAGTGA
- a CDS encoding NUDIX hydrolase has translation MKKEALADAPKYRFWRQQAESNGLKINKVEEFYIRRRHNGEVLFAMLEVDADTPEGDKIPPALFLKGHAVSVLVCLIDQETKERYVVLVRQRRICDGSHTYEHPAGMVDASDDPAEVAAREVGEEIGMDVKPDQLTRLIAGLCYPSTGTSDEAMHYYYVEREMPRAQIMEFHHKDMGVASEFERITTAVVTLPEAHKLITNINGLLIHFLYLQAVGDYETMKLL, from the coding sequence ATGAAAAAAGAAGCACTGGCCGATGCGCCCAAATACCGTTTCTGGAGACAACAGGCTGAGTCGAATGGCCTGAAGATTAACAAAGTAGAAGAGTTTTACATCCGCCGTCGCCACAACGGCGAAGTACTCTTTGCGATGCTGGAGGTGGATGCCGACACGCCGGAAGGGGATAAGATTCCGCCCGCGCTTTTTCTGAAAGGCCACGCGGTTTCGGTGCTGGTTTGCCTGATTGATCAGGAAACCAAAGAAAGATACGTGGTGCTGGTGCGGCAACGGCGGATCTGCGACGGCTCACACACCTACGAACACCCAGCGGGTATGGTGGATGCGTCCGACGATCCGGCGGAGGTGGCCGCCCGCGAAGTTGGGGAGGAAATCGGTATGGACGTGAAACCGGATCAACTGACCCGCCTGATTGCCGGGCTTTGCTATCCGAGCACCGGCACCAGCGACGAGGCCATGCATTACTACTACGTTGAACGGGAAATGCCGCGGGCGCAGATCATGGAGTTCCACCACAAGGACATGGGTGTGGCGTCGGAATTTGAGCGCATCACCACCGCCGTGGTGACATTGCCCGAAGCACATAAGCTAATTACGAACATCAACGGCCTGCTTATTCATTTTTTGTATCTGCAGGCAGTGGGTGATTACGAAACTATGAAGTTGCTGTAA
- a CDS encoding peptidase: protein MTYCLGIKVASGLVAIADTRLTSGSEVSSNRKISVHELENHSLFIMTSGLRSVRDKAITYFKEVIGEKDRSFNKLYKAVNAFGEQVRRVAQEDKAALEASALHFNLNAIVGGQLEDDEEHKLYLLYPEGNWVEVDRGSPFKIIGNSGYGKPLLYRNLTYESSLQEALKMGFLAFDATRVSANDVDYPLDVVVYAKDSFHLVEHRFQKDDVEAVSNQWSALLNNSVRKLPNAWMDPIFDKII, encoded by the coding sequence ATGACGTATTGTTTAGGTATCAAAGTAGCCTCCGGCTTAGTCGCCATTGCCGACACCCGACTGACCTCTGGCTCCGAAGTTTCGAGTAATCGCAAGATTTCGGTTCACGAGCTGGAAAATCACTCCCTGTTCATCATGACCTCTGGTTTGCGTTCTGTGCGCGATAAAGCCATCACGTATTTCAAGGAAGTCATTGGCGAAAAAGACCGTTCGTTCAACAAGTTATACAAAGCCGTAAACGCATTCGGCGAACAGGTCAGGCGGGTTGCTCAGGAAGATAAAGCCGCCCTGGAAGCCTCTGCCCTTCATTTCAACCTGAATGCCATTGTCGGCGGGCAGCTCGAGGACGACGAAGAGCACAAGCTGTATTTGCTTTACCCGGAAGGCAACTGGGTGGAGGTCGATCGCGGTTCGCCGTTTAAAATTATTGGCAATTCGGGTTACGGAAAACCGTTACTGTACCGCAATCTGACCTATGAATCTTCCCTGCAGGAAGCGCTGAAAATGGGTTTTCTGGCCTTCGACGCCACGCGGGTTAGTGCCAACGATGTCGATTATCCCCTCGATGTAGTGGTTTACGCCAAAGATAGTTTTCATCTGGTCGAACACCGGTTTCAGAAAGATGATGTGGAAGCCGTTTCCAACCAGTGGAGTGCGCTACTGAACAATTCGGTCCGTAAACTTCCGAACGCCTGGATGGACCCCATTTTCGACAAGATTATTTGA
- a CDS encoding transglutaminase family protein → MKLRVRHELQYSYSAAVSLEPHTLYLYPRIYPHQRLLNYELSIDPLPSKQVMNVDGEGNVQQLVYINALTDSLVVRADMEVESNLYNAYDFVLFPFETQRIPFNYSEADRKLLEPYLERSAVTTLIEQYARQIASEAKWQTVPFLSHLCTTICNNFVYETRDVGPATSAEATLINRKGSCRDYAVLYIAACRSIGLAARFVSGYLYGNPQQEHELHAWAEVYLPGAGWRGFDPTEGSVVINHHVSLAASFFHDRLAPVAGIFRGTARSTLTATVAITGEE, encoded by the coding sequence ATGAAACTTCGGGTCAGACACGAACTCCAGTACAGCTATTCGGCAGCGGTATCCCTCGAACCCCATACGCTGTATTTATACCCTCGCATCTACCCGCACCAGCGGCTGCTCAACTACGAGCTCTCGATTGACCCGTTGCCCAGCAAACAGGTCATGAACGTTGATGGTGAGGGGAATGTCCAGCAACTCGTCTACATCAACGCCCTGACGGATTCGCTGGTGGTCCGGGCGGATATGGAGGTGGAATCCAACCTGTACAACGCCTACGATTTCGTCCTGTTTCCGTTTGAAACCCAGCGCATCCCGTTCAACTATTCCGAAGCCGACCGGAAACTGCTGGAACCCTACCTGGAACGCTCAGCCGTGACGACCCTGATTGAACAGTACGCCCGGCAGATTGCGTCGGAAGCCAAATGGCAGACCGTACCGTTTTTGTCGCACCTTTGCACGACGATTTGCAACAACTTTGTCTATGAAACCCGCGATGTGGGTCCGGCTACGTCGGCCGAAGCAACCTTGATCAACCGGAAGGGTTCGTGCCGCGACTATGCCGTGCTGTACATTGCCGCCTGCCGGAGCATCGGTCTGGCCGCCCGGTTTGTCAGCGGGTACCTGTACGGAAATCCGCAGCAGGAGCACGAACTCCACGCCTGGGCGGAAGTTTACCTGCCCGGCGCAGGCTGGCGCGGCTTTGATCCCACGGAGGGCTCGGTGGTCATCAATCACCATGTTTCGCTGGCCGCTTCTTTTTTTCACGACCGGCTGGCCCCCGTGGCCGGTATCTTCCGCGGGACCGCTCGCTCAACGTTGACGGCAACGGTGGCGATAACCGGCGAGGAATGA
- the glmM gene encoding phosphoglucosamine mutase, protein MALIKSISGIRGTIGGRSGDGLTPLDVVKFTAAYGQWLRQRHPNNRLVVIGRDGRLSGEMVSKLVSGTLQGLGLNVVDLGLSTTPTVEMAVTGEQAAGGIILTASHNPIQWNALKLLNEKGEFLSEKDGSEMLAIAEAEAIDFADIRKLGSCRTDTTWLQKHIDAILALPLVDKDAIAARKFRLVVDAVNSTGGIVVPMLLEALGVETVQKLHCEPTGNFAHNPEPLPENLHDIIREIQKNEYDLGIVVDPDVDRLALICEDGSPFGEEYTLVAVADYVLKNRDASQGPGNTVSNLSSTVALRDVTQRYGGKHAASAVGEVNVVEKMKEVGAAIGGEGNGGIIYPDLHLGRDALVGIALFLTHLAKFGKSASMLRRTYPNYYISKNKIELTPNIDVDAVLEQIKTKYAKNPINTIDGVKIEFDREWVHLRKSNTEPIIRIYSESDTLSTADYLANKIISDIKEVLAAKR, encoded by the coding sequence GTGGCATTAATCAAGTCGATTTCCGGGATACGCGGAACAATTGGTGGACGAAGTGGCGACGGTCTGACGCCTTTGGATGTAGTCAAGTTTACGGCTGCCTATGGACAATGGCTCCGGCAGCGGCATCCAAATAACCGCCTGGTTGTGATTGGGCGGGATGGCCGGCTGTCGGGCGAGATGGTGTCCAAATTGGTGTCGGGCACCCTGCAGGGGCTGGGCCTCAACGTGGTTGACCTGGGTTTATCCACCACCCCGACGGTTGAAATGGCCGTCACGGGCGAACAGGCCGCCGGTGGAATTATTCTGACCGCCAGCCACAACCCCATTCAGTGGAATGCCCTCAAGTTACTGAACGAAAAAGGTGAGTTTCTTTCCGAAAAGGACGGTTCCGAGATGCTGGCCATTGCGGAAGCAGAGGCCATCGACTTTGCGGATATTCGTAAACTGGGAAGCTGCCGAACCGATACTACCTGGCTCCAGAAACACATCGACGCCATTCTGGCCCTGCCCCTCGTGGATAAAGATGCCATTGCGGCCCGTAAATTCCGGCTGGTGGTCGATGCCGTCAATTCAACCGGCGGTATTGTCGTGCCGATGCTGCTCGAAGCCCTGGGCGTCGAAACCGTGCAGAAACTGCACTGTGAGCCAACGGGCAATTTTGCGCACAACCCCGAACCGCTGCCGGAAAATTTGCACGACATCATCCGCGAAATTCAAAAGAACGAATACGACCTCGGTATTGTCGTTGATCCGGACGTCGACCGGCTCGCGCTCATCTGCGAAGACGGTTCACCGTTTGGCGAAGAATACACGCTGGTTGCCGTAGCCGATTACGTCCTGAAAAACCGGGACGCAAGCCAGGGGCCCGGCAATACGGTGTCGAACCTGTCGTCGACGGTAGCGCTGCGCGATGTGACGCAAAGATACGGCGGCAAACATGCGGCTTCGGCGGTCGGGGAAGTCAACGTTGTGGAAAAGATGAAGGAAGTGGGCGCGGCCATCGGTGGCGAAGGCAACGGCGGTATCATTTACCCCGATTTGCACCTGGGCCGCGATGCGCTGGTTGGCATTGCGCTGTTTCTGACGCACCTGGCCAAGTTCGGCAAATCCGCTTCGATGCTGCGCCGGACCTACCCCAACTATTACATTTCCAAGAATAAAATCGAGTTGACGCCCAATATCGACGTCGACGCGGTGCTGGAGCAAATCAAGACCAAGTACGCCAAAAATCCCATCAACACGATTGACGGGGTTAAGATCGAATTTGACAGAGAGTGGGTGCACCTGCGCAAGTCGAATACCGAACCCATCATCCGGATTTATTCCGAATCCGATACCCTGTCAACGGCGGATTACCTGGCGAATAAAATCATTTCGGACATCAAGGAAGTGCTCGCAGCCAAGCGGTAA
- a CDS encoding cysteine desulfurase family protein has protein sequence MRAYLDNAATTRLDPAVLEAMLPLMTEDFGNPSSIHAHGRKVRTVIERARKTVATLLHTSPAEIFFTSGGTEADNTALRGSIETYGLTHAITSPLEHHAVLHTLEHLAKRGTIKLSLVDVDEKGRLNLAHLEELLRTHLDTLVSLMHGNNEIGNLLDLETVGNLCREYNAVFHSDTVQTMGHYRHDLQQLPVDFIVGSAHKFHGPKGVGFLYVNANTKSGRGPIHPFVHGGSQERNMRGGTENVYGIVGLAKALEIAYAEMEHHRQYIESLKLRMIQQLREKLEGVAFNGCSDNLSASLYTVLNVSLPSSEMSDMLLFNLDIAGISASGGSACTSGSNLGSHVLSALPGNDADRGAIRFSFSKYNTPEEVDYVVHTLVELFQREQEAVK, from the coding sequence ATGCGCGCTTACCTTGACAATGCCGCCACCACCCGGCTCGATCCGGCGGTGCTGGAAGCCATGCTTCCCCTGATGACCGAAGATTTCGGCAATCCGTCATCCATTCACGCCCACGGACGAAAAGTACGGACAGTGATCGAACGCGCCCGAAAAACCGTGGCAACGCTGCTCCATACCTCGCCAGCGGAGATCTTTTTCACTTCCGGCGGCACCGAAGCCGACAACACCGCCCTCCGTGGCTCCATTGAAACCTACGGCCTCACCCACGCCATCACCTCCCCGCTCGAACACCATGCCGTGCTCCACACGCTGGAACACCTGGCCAAGCGCGGAACCATCAAGCTAAGCTTGGTTGACGTTGATGAAAAAGGCCGTCTGAACCTGGCGCATCTGGAGGAATTGCTCCGCACCCACCTGGATACGCTCGTGTCGCTGATGCACGGCAACAACGAAATTGGCAATCTGCTCGATCTGGAAACCGTCGGCAACCTGTGCCGGGAATACAACGCCGTGTTCCATTCCGATACGGTACAGACGATGGGGCACTACCGCCATGACCTGCAACAGCTCCCGGTTGATTTCATTGTTGGTTCAGCCCATAAATTTCATGGTCCCAAAGGCGTCGGATTTTTGTACGTAAACGCCAACACCAAATCCGGACGGGGCCCGATTCATCCGTTTGTGCACGGCGGTTCGCAGGAGCGGAACATGCGGGGCGGAACAGAAAACGTGTATGGTATTGTGGGGCTGGCCAAAGCGCTGGAAATTGCCTACGCTGAAATGGAGCATCACCGGCAATACATCGAAAGTCTGAAGCTCCGGATGATTCAGCAACTGCGCGAAAAACTGGAAGGGGTGGCCTTCAACGGCTGTTCGGACAATCTTTCCGCCAGTTTGTATACGGTATTGAACGTCAGCCTGCCTTCTTCGGAAATGAGTGATATGCTGCTGTTCAACCTCGACATTGCCGGTATTTCGGCTTCGGGCGGCAGTGCCTGCACCAGCGGCTCTAACCTCGGCTCGCACGTCCTGTCGGCTCTCCCCGGCAACGATGCCGACCGGGGGGCCATCCGGTTTTCGTTCAGCAAATACAACACCCCGGAAGAAGTCGACTACGTTGTCCATACGCTGGTCGAACTGTTCCAGCGCGAACAGGAAGCGGTAAAGTGA
- a CDS encoding SDR family NAD(P)-dependent oxidoreductase, whose product MQSRTCLITGANSGVGRVTALELAKKGFNIIMLCRNMERSRPVQQEILAAARQAGPNIPTVALIPCDLGSQQSIRQAAQRVHNQFERIDVLINNAGRVVDPLQYSPEGIELTFQTNYLSHFLLTHLLLDLLRRSDEPRIINVASEFHRLARFREIPNRDEKHYNAIGAYNDSKLAKMLFTFELADRLMGEGITVNALHPWLVDTHFAEDGDAKGVLYLTFQFFKLFAPGPEVLAKTHIYLASSPEVRHVTGLYFANCRWEPPSQMAQNRALGRKLWTLSEQLTGISEYVASPYSLTY is encoded by the coding sequence ATGCAATCCCGAACATGCCTGATCACCGGTGCCAATTCCGGTGTTGGGCGAGTAACGGCCCTTGAACTAGCCAAAAAAGGCTTCAACATCATCATGTTGTGCCGCAACATGGAGCGCAGCCGACCGGTTCAGCAGGAAATACTGGCCGCTGCCCGTCAGGCCGGCCCGAATATTCCGACCGTTGCCTTGATTCCGTGCGACCTCGGCAGTCAGCAGTCCATCCGCCAGGCAGCCCAAAGGGTGCACAACCAGTTTGAGCGCATTGATGTGCTGATCAACAATGCCGGACGGGTGGTTGATCCGCTCCAGTACTCTCCGGAGGGCATCGAGTTGACGTTCCAGACCAACTACCTGAGTCACTTCCTGCTTACGCACCTGCTGCTGGATTTGCTGCGCCGTAGCGATGAACCCCGCATCATCAACGTAGCCTCCGAGTTTCACCGGCTCGCGCGTTTCAGGGAAATTCCTAACCGGGATGAAAAGCATTACAACGCAATCGGCGCCTACAACGATTCGAAACTGGCCAAAATGCTGTTCACGTTTGAACTGGCCGACCGGCTCATGGGCGAAGGCATCACGGTAAACGCCCTGCATCCGTGGCTGGTCGACACCCACTTCGCCGAAGACGGCGATGCGAAGGGCGTGTTGTACCTGACCTTTCAGTTTTTTAAGCTATTTGCGCCCGGTCCGGAAGTGTTGGCGAAAACGCATATCTACCTGGCCTCCTCACCGGAAGTGCGGCATGTAACGGGTTTGTATTTTGCCAACTGCCGCTGGGAGCCGCCGAGCCAGATGGCTCAAAACCGTGCGTTGGGCCGGAAACTTTGGACCCTGAGTGAACAATTGACCGGTATCTCCGAGTATGTAGCCTCACCCTATTCACTAACCTATTGA
- a CDS encoding SDR family oxidoreductase, whose translation MNSSRTCLITGANSGIGRVTALELASKGFDIIMLCRNLEKARPIRQEIKKVSKTGHVDLVWCDMASQLSVMQAAREVSDRHNRLDVLLNNAGLYIDKEQFSPEGIELTFATNHLGPFLLTNLLLNLLRKGTDPRIITVSSEAHRWDGGFILEELAKPRKYNGLWAYGASKLCNILFASELAKRLAGDGITSNSLHPGAVKTNFGQSISSVQSFIFNLMRPFFISPERGAETSIYLASSPDVQGQTGLYFAKCRPKVPSAAAQSQHNASQLWALSEQLTQLKSRLVAV comes from the coding sequence ATGAATTCATCCCGAACATGCCTGATTACTGGCGCCAATTCCGGTATCGGGCGGGTAACGGCCCTCGAATTAGCCAGCAAGGGCTTTGATATCATTATGTTGTGCCGGAATCTGGAGAAAGCCCGGCCCATTCGTCAGGAAATTAAAAAGGTGAGTAAAACCGGCCATGTTGATCTGGTTTGGTGCGATATGGCGAGTCAGTTATCGGTGATGCAGGCCGCCCGCGAGGTCTCAGACCGCCATAACCGGCTGGACGTGCTGCTCAACAACGCCGGTTTGTACATCGACAAAGAACAGTTTTCACCCGAGGGCATTGAACTGACCTTTGCCACCAATCACCTCGGCCCGTTTTTGCTGACCAACCTCCTGCTGAATCTGCTCCGCAAGGGCACCGACCCGCGCATCATCACGGTTTCATCCGAAGCCCACCGCTGGGACGGCGGATTTATCCTTGAAGAACTGGCCAAACCGCGTAAATACAACGGCCTGTGGGCATACGGCGCGTCCAAACTGTGCAACATTCTCTTCGCAAGCGAGCTGGCAAAACGGCTGGCAGGCGACGGTATCACGTCCAACAGCCTGCACCCAGGAGCCGTCAAAACCAACTTTGGTCAATCTATCAGCAGTGTGCAAAGTTTTATCTTTAACCTGATGCGGCCCTTTTTCATCAGCCCAGAGAGAGGGGCCGAAACCAGTATTTACCTGGCTTCTTCCCCTGACGTACAGGGGCAAACGGGACTGTATTTTGCCAAATGCCGTCCTAAAGTGCCCAGCGCAGCCGCCCAGAGCCAGCACAATGCCAGCCAACTCTGGGCGCTGAGCGAGCAGTTAACCCAGTTGAAAAGCCGTCTGGTAGCGGTTTAG
- a CDS encoding trans-sulfuration enzyme family protein, with protein MHPETLAIYQNRAVDANAGAVVPPISLSTTFERDADGTFPHGHVYARTSNPNRDALEAALASLEGGFAGLAFSSGQAATMTLLLGLRPGDHVVIGDDAYHGTPALLEELFHPWGLTYTRADFTNLDEIRASIHENTRLIWIETPSNPLLKIADIQAIADLAHEAGAWCACDNTWATPILQRPLDLGCDVVMHSTTKYIGGHSDVLSGALVFKEDGELYQRVRRCQTLGGAVAAPFDSWMLLRGIKTLTTRIRAQSDTALQLAEFLDRHPAVEAVYYPGLETHPGYEIAQKQMAMFGAMLSVQIKDGAEAAMAVAGHVQLFTRATSLGGVESLIEHRASVEGPTTKTPQNLLRISVGLEHPDDLIADLEQALFHAKSL; from the coding sequence ATGCATCCCGAAACACTTGCCATATACCAGAACCGTGCGGTCGACGCCAATGCCGGGGCCGTTGTACCGCCTATTTCCCTCAGTACTACCTTTGAGCGGGACGCCGACGGAACCTTTCCGCACGGCCACGTATATGCCCGGACCAGCAACCCGAACCGCGATGCGCTTGAAGCCGCGCTGGCGTCTCTCGAAGGCGGTTTTGCCGGACTGGCCTTCAGCTCCGGACAGGCCGCCACCATGACCCTGCTGCTGGGCCTGCGACCCGGTGACCACGTTGTCATTGGCGACGATGCCTACCACGGAACTCCGGCGTTGCTCGAAGAGCTATTCCATCCGTGGGGGCTGACCTACACCCGCGCCGACTTTACCAATCTCGACGAGATTCGGGCTTCCATTCACGAAAATACGCGCTTGATCTGGATTGAAACGCCCTCCAATCCGTTGCTGAAAATCGCCGATATTCAGGCCATCGCTGATCTGGCACACGAAGCCGGGGCCTGGTGCGCCTGCGACAACACCTGGGCGACGCCCATCCTGCAACGCCCGCTTGATCTGGGGTGCGATGTGGTGATGCACTCAACCACCAAATACATCGGCGGCCATAGCGATGTGCTCAGCGGGGCGCTGGTCTTTAAGGAGGATGGCGAGCTTTACCAGCGGGTTCGGCGGTGCCAGACGCTGGGGGGAGCCGTGGCCGCTCCGTTTGACTCCTGGATGTTGCTGAGGGGCATCAAGACCCTAACGACGCGCATTCGGGCGCAATCGGACACGGCTTTGCAACTGGCTGAATTTCTGGACCGGCATCCGGCGGTGGAAGCCGTTTATTACCCGGGTCTGGAAACGCATCCGGGCTACGAAATCGCGCAGAAACAGATGGCCATGTTTGGGGCCATGCTTTCCGTGCAGATCAAAGATGGCGCCGAAGCCGCCATGGCGGTGGCCGGGCACGTTCAGCTTTTCACGCGGGCCACGAGCTTGGGCGGAGTCGAGAGCCTGATTGAACACCGGGCATCCGTGGAAGGGCCAACCACCAAGACGCCCCAGAATTTGCTGCGTATTTCGGTGGGTCTTGAGCACCCCGACGATCTGATTGCGGATTTAGAGCAGGCTCTTTTTCACGCAAAATCGCTCTAA